The window GGACCTTCCTCTTTGTTTGCTCCCTCATAACATGTACATGCCAAGTTACACCGAGGCGTGAGTTGCCGCTGTCCTACAATCGTCAGAGATCTCCAAACGAAGCTGTCTTCTTGCAAACTGCATCAGTAAAATCGTTGGCCATCTTAAACCTACAAGTCAGGGTATATAGACATCATCCCCTGCTCTGAAACTTACAAGGTTATGCCACTGCTAACATATAGCTCCACAATTTAATTTGGCCATCGCTACCTGTCTGGAAATTTTGATGCAATCATGCACTCATCGTGCTTCTCGATTGAAACCAAGGCTCGACCGGAGGGAGTTCCATTCAGAGGGATTCATTCATGAAGCCCAACTAGCCATTGATGGCTGAGGCACAAGTGCGTTTAGATAGCAGACCAATTCTGGAGGTTGCCTGCCTCTTGGTGAGTCTTAAAGGGTAGATACTGTTCGGGCTGGCATTTCGCAGATGGAACGGCAGGTAAATTAGGATCAGACTGCAGTGCAGAGTACCTCCACCGTCAAATAAAGGGCACACTCCATGTGGCTTTTCTAGGCCTGTAAACATCGGTCGGTGTAGCTTTTCCATTACTCCTCTGCAGCACCATGCCAAAGAGCAGCCCGCCTCTCTATTTGCTTCGTAAACTGTAGGGCATGAGGACAAAAGGAGGCATACGATCTCACCTCACTGATTAATCTGATATAGTCTAAGAAAAGTCTTGTCTTACGGTGAGTCAATCGATTTGGGCAAGAAGATTAGATTTGGACCAATACCATACCTGTTATGGCTAGTGTGTCTCTTCCGGCAGTGGTTATAACTGGAACGAGGAGGGGGCCGTAGAAGACAACTAACCAACCCAAGGTACGATTCTTGCCGGCTCAGACACAGCCTTCTCTTTGTTTTGCGGCCTTGCATCCATCTTCCATCCTTTCAACTCACTTTTCCCGTTGTAGTCCTTCCCATCATTACTCAACTTTAAAAAGCTCCGATAAATGTCAACgttagatctctctctctctctctctaacttgtGGTCTTCAAATACCATTCTTCTTTGCCATGCTTTGATTGCTCTCCTTCGGGTTTATTTTTTGGTCGTCGCATCGGTTCTGGGAAATTGCTCGGCACCGGTTGCCTTCTTTCGTTGGTGGCTGAATCAGAGTCGGAGAACAGAAGCCAAACCTGGATCCTTTTCCTTTTGATGTCCACATCTTTTGTTTAGCTGTTTGTGGTAGTATAAGTTCGCGCATGACTTGGATCCTTTTCCTTTTGATGTCCGTATCTTTGGTTTAGCTCTTTGTGGTAGTATGAGTTCGCGCATGCCATTGTTCAAATCTTCTGCTCGCTGTTGCTTTTCTTGCGAGTCCCGAGTGCTGCTTTCTCTGGGAACGTCGGTCTGGCTTCCATCGACGTGAAATTATTGCGCTTCACGGGAGGAGAAGCTCCGCTTCTTCTCACGCTGTCAAAATCTCTACGTTTCCTTGGTTGAGTCATCGGAGATCTTCCTTGTTGATTTGCATCTTTTGGTTTCTCCCTCTTCGATTAGTTCGGCCCTGCGTTCGTTCCGAATAGTATCGCCTTGAGTTGGTCTCGGAATCGGCAATGAGGAAGAGCGATTCTCGGttggcttttctcctcctccatctcctcaTCTTCCATTCGTTATCCGAACCAGAAAGCGCCATTGCTCCGATGGAGAAGACAGAGCGGGATGCCCTGTATCGGGTGATCCAAGGCTTTGTCGGCAGATCCTGGAATGGCTCTGATCTTTATCCAGATCCCTGCGGCTGGACACTAATACAGGTTCTATCCAGAGATCGACTGTTTAATAGCTTTGTTTATGCTTAGTTAACTGATGTGTGTAGTTTATCTCACCTTTGAAGTTATcatcttttctgttcttccgctacaaGTTAAATTTAGTTATTTTCTCTCTTAAAATTCTCAATCGGAGGTAGCAGAACTTCATCTTTGAATTGCAAAAAACATGTTCGGCATGGCATTATCCTACGAACACACATTTTAGTTGATACCTAATTGAGTTGCGGAGTATCCCACTTCTTATTAGCTTCATGCCATGTATAAGAGCACTCTTCAGCTATGAACTTGGAGGAAGAACACAGCTtcgcatatttgatccataaaatTCTCAAATGCAGGGGGTGTCGTGCGATCTTTTTGATGGTTTATGGTATGTTACAGCCATAAGCATCGGACCTATCCTTGATAATTCCCTCGAATGCGCGGAGGACGCAGAGTTCAGTCCACTGGTTTTTCAGCTCAAGCATCTCAAAAGCCTCTCCATCTTTAGCTGCTTCTCTTCTCGTCGACAAACAATCATACCAACGAGCAACTGGGAGAATCTTGCTGAAACCTTGGAAACCTTGGAGTTGCGCTCGAATCGAGGCTACGTTGGAGAAATCCCAGCCGACCTCGGTCAGCTTCGGAATCTGCAGTCCCTGGTGCTGGTCGAGAACTCCCTTGTTGGGAAGCTGCCAATGGAACTTGGCAATCTAATCCACCTGAAGAGGCTAATGCTGTCGGGGAATCAGTTGTCCGGGACAATTCCAGCTTCGCTTTGCAACAATCTGGCTGAGCTGTTGATCTTGGACCTCAGCAGGAACTCTCTCACGGGTTCTCTCCCTTCTTCTCTCTGCAACGCTAGGTCACTGCTGAAGCTGGATCTCAGCAATAACCAATTACACGGAAGCCTTCCACCGGAGCTCGGAAATCTCAGGCACCTCACGCTACTGGACCTCAGGAACAACAGCTTATCTGGTGCTTCGTCGAAATCTCTCCTTGGCACGGAGTCGATTCAGGACTTGCTTCTGTCTTACAACCCATGGGGTGGGAGTATCGTGGAATTCGATTGGGAGAACCTGAGGAACCTTACCACCCTGGACCTTTCTCATATGGGCTTGACTGGGACGATTCCTGAAGCTATTGCGAGCTTGAAGAGACTGAGATACCTTGCATTGGATAACAACCATCTCTCCGGCAGTGTCTTTTCTGAATTAGCAGCTCTGCCTTCTCTTAATGCTCTCTATCTCAATGGCAACAATTTGACAGGAGAGCTTCGGTTCCCCGAGAGGTTCTTTCGGAGGATGGGAAAGAAATTTGCTTCATGGGACAACCCAAATCTCTGTTACAATGCTGTCACgggaaatgttccttatggtgtgGCACAATGCAAGCAGGACCGAGAGCCTTCGACCTATGATGACTCCATTTCCAACGGAAGGGTAGACAATGAGAATCTCGACAAGAATTCTGGTCTGGTGCCCTGCTTTTGGCTTCCTGCTCTGCCTTCTTCGATTAGTGGCTTTTGGTGGGGAATTGTTGCTCAGGAAgtggtaatcatcatgtttcttttgATCATGCTCTTGTAAATTTGCAAACCTGCGTAGGTAGATAGTTCTATAcgtcaatttttcttcttcttctttttcttcttttaaactACTTGTAATCAAGCAGAATGTTGGAATAGTTATCTAACTACTGTCCCTTACCCGTTTCCATCTGTTAAAAATATGCTTATGAACACCTTCATGAAGATCGCAGAAAGGGATATTGAAAACTTTTTTCTAGCAATAGATAGATTATGACTTGGgtgaattttcagaaaaaaaattcataagttaaaaaaaatttcataacacatcctaatttttaaaaatttctaaagagcattctctttttttttttaataatcatcGCTCTCCTCCTTGTCAACTATCCCTCTCCACCTCATCACAGATATTTACACATCCATTTATAAATTAGTTTTATTAATCGGTCATTCCCTAGTAGTGTTTGTGTCTCCACTAATCTTGCAGGACACTCTCCTTTATATATATGATGCTTTTAATGTTTAATGAGGGTGGTTAGAATTGACGTGAACGCACAACAGTCCATGATAGCATAGGAGCGATGACGTAGAGGATGATTAGAAATAACAGCATAGGAGCGATGACGTAGAGGGTGGTTAGAATTAACGTAAACGCTCACAACGATGGAGCGATGATGTAAAGGGTGGTTAGAATTGACGTGAACGCTCACAACGATCCACGACAGTATAGCGGCGATGACGTAGATAATAATGAATCCGACGAAAATAGAGATAAAATAATCAgatcaaaaatattttaagagaattttttataattaaaacagTATGTAAAAATTTCGCTCTTTATACTTTTGGAGGCCGACagattttttatgatgaaaaaaaTCCTTTAAAAAGTGATACAGGGAAGCATCCTTTTCCAGATAGATGTTAACAGGATCTGCCATGGCACAACCAACAGTCGGACAAGACGTTCGCATACAGAACACCACCTTGGAACATTTCAGAAGTGGCTACAGAGCTGCATTCCATGCTGGTCCGAAGCATGTCAACAATGCCCGACGCTAAATCAACAAATGCTCTACTTTTGCAGCGCCACTTTTTCTGTTGTCAGATCAAGCTTCTGAAACAGGGCATCCAATCCCACATCCGAAATCCGCTGCCACTGACGCACACAGTCGACCAGAAGATACGTTCTATCATGAATCTTCGTATCCGCACAGTAGATGGCGGATTCCAAGAATTTTTACTCGGAGGCCGGTGGTTCTGTGGACCATTTACCTGATTGCCTTCCTCAGAGGAGTTCTGACCCTATCGAGCCCGCAGGAGCGCTCTGTTACCGTGGAGCAGAGCCTACGACTCAGATACCCTAGTTTTAGGCTCTGTGTTTCGCAGCCCTGCGGCCATCGTACCACAGTCTAATGATGATCGAGGACGGCATCATCCTGCGGTTTCTGCATATTTAATGTCACCTCATGCCGGTGTTTCATCGTCGATCGCCAGCTTTTTTTCGTAGGTTGCGCTGGTATCTATCTCCATCGCTGGTTGATTCGGCTTTTGTTCGACTGGTGGCCAGCAGTGAAGATTGATGTGCACGCAGTGGCATTTAGGTAAAAGGATTAGTCGATTTGATGGGGCAGTTGCAGTCCTTTAGCAGTCTCATCATGTGATTTGACATTCGTGTTTGGATTGATTGCAACGAGGAGAACAAATGCGGCAGTCCCCGAAGGGATATTTATCCCTTCGGCCCAAATGCGGTGTCGACGTGTTTCTCAATTGGGCCCATTTTTAGGCCCAGTAAAGAAGCAATCCCGAAAATGTCGCATCCCCATAAATGAAGCCCTGTAGAGGCGAATGTATGTCAAAGTAATGGAGGACAGAGAAAAATTTACGTTTAAGTAcatatatttgaaatatttttgtAGGATAGTAAATTGAAAGTATATTTATGCAAGAAGCCGATTAGGGACTTTGCAATAAAATCGAGTAAAGAGAGGGGCCAAACCCTAATTGGACGATCGGATCCCCGTCCTTTTTCTTTAAACCCCTCCCTTCCCCAGCGCAACAAAAACCCTAATCTTTTGGATATCAGGTCGCCGCTGACGGCGCGGGGAGAGATGGTTCGGCCGTACGGCGTGAAGGGGCGAAAGCTCAAGAAGCGAAAGGTGGAAGCTTCGGCGCcagttgaggaggaggaggaggaggaggaggtgctcTCCGACGAGGGAGAAGGCGTCGGCGTTGAAGAGGGGACCGGAAATGGAGGGGAGATTGCGGAGaccgaggaggagaagagggcggAGGAGGCCGTTAACGAGATGCCCGGCATCCCGATCACCGCGCCGGTCGATAAAACGAAGCGGCCGGGGGTCATATTCGTCCTCGAGAAGGCGTGTTTGGAGGTCGGCAAGGTCGGGAAGGTAAGCCGGAGTCACTCAAGAGTTTCGAATCGAGGGTTTGGGAGTAGGGTTTTCTCTGCTGTGGTTGCGTTGAAACCGTGGTTTTGATGGAATCTGTAGTCCATGTTCGTAAAGTATTTGATCGTACCTAGTCTCAGGTAGGCAATTCGTGGTCCGGAGTTGGAAAGACTTGTGGGGAAAAAAGTTGTCTTGCATAAAATTTTGTTTCATATAGGTAATTTGGGTTCTATTATTTGCATTCTTTGGCAGACTTACCGTTCTTGAGGAAGATCAATATCCTTACAGGTGATTTCTAGGTTCAAGTAGGCATTTGGACCGTCTAAAGGGTACTGGGTAGGAGCTAATGTCTGAAAATTTTAGAAGGAAAATCAAACTGCTTATACAGGGCTTCTGGGGGTCAAGTTAGTGTTTTCTTGTCGGAATAT of the Musa acuminata AAA Group cultivar baxijiao chromosome BXJ2-10, Cavendish_Baxijiao_AAA, whole genome shotgun sequence genome contains:
- the LOC135625996 gene encoding piriformospora indica-insensitive protein 2-like, with the protein product MRKSDSRLAFLLLHLLIFHSLSEPESAIAPMEKTERDALYRVIQGFVGRSWNGSDLYPDPCGWTLIQGVSCDLFDGLWYVTAISIGPILDNSLECAEDAEFSPLVFQLKHLKSLSIFSCFSSRRQTIIPTSNWENLAETLETLELRSNRGYVGEIPADLGQLRNLQSLVLVENSLVGKLPMELGNLIHLKRLMLSGNQLSGTIPASLCNNLAELLILDLSRNSLTGSLPSSLCNARSLLKLDLSNNQLHGSLPPELGNLRHLTLLDLRNNSLSGASSKSLLGTESIQDLLLSYNPWGGSIVEFDWENLRNLTTLDLSHMGLTGTIPEAIASLKRLRYLALDNNHLSGSVFSELAALPSLNALYLNGNNLTGELRFPERFFRRMGKKFASWDNPNLCYNAVTGNVPYGVAQCKQDREPSTYDDSISNGRVDNENLDKNSGLVPCFWLPALPSSISGFWWGIVAQEVVIIMFLLIMLL